In a single window of the Burkholderiales bacterium genome:
- a CDS encoding anti-sigma factor — MRYENADLREILAAEYVLGILHGGARRRFARLLIADSALRRAVRAWESRLFPMNEALPQIEPPPRVWRAIQTRVEHQRRLRAPHPTRTGFWRALALASSMALLMMIAYFGFIAPPQAPAVSFALLSDEKAVPIMLLSSQPGKPATVKVKLLTPPVPAAGTALELWAIPATKDAPPVSLGLVSGAISQFIKLSEPAQRALHDAKAIAVSVEPEGGSPTGLPTGAVILQGGWLKL; from the coding sequence ATGAGATACGAGAACGCCGACCTTCGCGAAATACTCGCTGCCGAATACGTGCTGGGCATCCTGCACGGCGGCGCGCGGCGCCGATTTGCGCGGCTGCTGATTGCCGATTCGGCATTGCGCCGTGCGGTGCGAGCGTGGGAGAGCCGGCTTTTTCCGATGAACGAAGCGCTGCCGCAGATCGAACCGCCGCCGCGTGTGTGGCGGGCGATCCAGACGCGCGTCGAGCATCAACGCCGGTTGCGTGCGCCGCACCCGACGCGCACCGGTTTCTGGCGCGCTCTCGCGCTGGCCAGCAGCATGGCTCTGTTGATGATGATTGCCTATTTCGGCTTCATCGCTCCGCCGCAAGCGCCCGCTGTATCTTTCGCCCTGCTCAGCGATGAGAAAGCCGTGCCGATCATGCTGTTGTCATCGCAGCCCGGCAAACCCGCCACCGTCAAGGTCAAGTTGCTGACGCCGCCGGTTCCCGCCGCCGGAACGGCCCTGGAGCTGTGGGCGATCCCCGCCACCAAGGATGCGCCGCCCGTTTCGCTCGGTTTGGTATCCGGCGCGATCAGTCAATTCATAAAACTGTCCGAACCCGCGCAACGGGCGCTGCACGATGCCAAAGCCATTGCCGTAAGCGTTGAACCCGAAGGCGGCTCGCCAACCGGACTT